In a single window of the Pseudomonadota bacterium genome:
- a CDS encoding SPASM domain-containing protein — translation MTDPILPQKSFLRTFLPAPLYHVAQKGGMGRMWRMLFVIGISYSKTFFYLLRKRGLKAAWIFLAVKLFTPVGPGGAGVFWFIAGPIIRRFPSLYHFPRQIELEISTECSKKCLHCEHTWWKPEAQVQKQLTYKEVKFIIEQFPGLRWISLVGEGSSFEHPDMLSFIKYVKEKEIMCYMVDHLSDWTDETVEAVIDNDMDGIIISLDGATKSTYEKLKVGCDFDNVQKNIRKLIAAKKEKNTPIPEITFTFIAMKKNVHEIPDYVDFIASLGKRADFGAGSRIGVTRMLAFQQILHMQLDDIPQEIIDDANERASKHDLFINFTGTNVRDELPDPSCCIAWMEPYIFMPGLISQCCAVFISNNREFIKKYSLGDLFENDFKTHWRSKPYKTLRNIINKPDQPIPIQCAGCRVFNTLPREKKYGIMNTHTGEVFNLKEFYSHYMGDNMKWRYEDVIQELDQ, via the coding sequence ATGACAGACCCTATCCTTCCCCAAAAAAGCTTTCTAAGAACATTCTTACCTGCCCCTTTGTACCATGTTGCTCAAAAAGGCGGCATGGGAAGAATGTGGAGAATGCTGTTCGTCATCGGCATCAGTTACTCAAAGACATTTTTTTATCTTCTCCGTAAACGAGGTCTCAAAGCTGCGTGGATATTCCTGGCGGTTAAATTATTCACACCAGTAGGACCTGGTGGGGCAGGGGTCTTCTGGTTTATTGCAGGACCGATTATTCGTCGTTTCCCGTCATTGTATCATTTCCCTCGCCAAATAGAACTGGAGATCAGCACTGAATGCAGCAAGAAATGTCTACATTGTGAACATACTTGGTGGAAACCCGAAGCCCAGGTACAAAAACAGCTTACTTATAAAGAAGTAAAATTCATCATTGAACAATTCCCTGGTCTACGTTGGATAAGCCTAGTTGGAGAAGGGAGTTCATTTGAGCATCCAGACATGCTTAGTTTCATCAAATATGTAAAAGAAAAGGAAATCATGTGCTACATGGTCGACCACCTCAGTGACTGGACAGATGAAACCGTCGAGGCAGTTATTGATAATGATATGGATGGAATAATTATTTCATTGGATGGTGCGACAAAAAGCACATATGAAAAACTTAAAGTCGGATGCGACTTTGATAATGTTCAAAAAAATATCCGTAAATTAATTGCTGCGAAGAAAGAAAAGAACACTCCTATCCCTGAAATCACTTTCACTTTCATCGCAATGAAAAAGAATGTTCATGAAATTCCTGACTATGTCGACTTCATCGCCAGCCTTGGGAAAAGAGCTGATTTTGGTGCCGGATCGCGCATTGGGGTTACCCGCATGTTGGCATTCCAACAGATACTTCATATGCAGCTTGATGACATCCCCCAAGAAATCATCGATGATGCCAATGAACGTGCAAGTAAACACGATCTTTTTATAAATTTCACCGGTACAAATGTCAGAGATGAGTTACCAGATCCTTCTTGCTGCATAGCATGGATGGAACCATACATCTTTATGCCAGGTCTTATTTCTCAATGCTGTGCGGTTTTCATTTCAAACAATCGTGAATTCATAAAAAAATATTCATTGGGAGATTTATTCGAAAATGATTTCAAGACCCATTGGAGAAGTAAACCATATAAAACACTTAGGAATATAATCAACAAACCAGACCAACCTATCCCTATTCAGTGTGCAGGATGTCGTGTCTTCAACACCCTACCACGCGAAAAAAAATACGGAATCATGAATACTCATACGGGCGAAGTTTTCAACTTGAAAGAATTTTACAGTCACTATATGGGAGACAACATGAAATGGCGATATGAAGATGTTATCCAAGAGTTGGATCAATAA
- a CDS encoding class I SAM-dependent methyltransferase, whose translation MAYDPDIGLLERLYIRIFGAPINGLQIRIRRIMPKISGNPTSILDAGCGRGVFTYLMARKFPEATVRGIDTDQNQLRKNSVIAKIAKFKNVYFEQQNVSALSFTDEFDLVLSVDNIEHIEDDHQALTSLAKALKSGGELVLHVPAYERRWFIFTFQTNFDVPGHYRPGYTLNDITRKISEAGLEIKEACYTYGFLENVSNNISYLITKAEAKNKLVYAMIYPLLNFISWMGRNSRPEKGAGILIIAFKPE comes from the coding sequence TTGGCATATGATCCGGATATTGGGTTGCTTGAACGCCTCTATATCAGGATTTTCGGGGCACCAATCAACGGTTTACAGATCAGAATAAGACGAATCATGCCTAAAATCTCTGGAAACCCAACCTCAATCCTTGATGCCGGCTGTGGTCGGGGAGTGTTCACCTACCTCATGGCCCGGAAATTTCCCGAAGCCACAGTTAGAGGTATCGACACAGACCAAAATCAGTTAAGAAAAAATTCAGTTATTGCCAAAATAGCCAAATTCAAGAATGTTTATTTCGAACAACAGAATGTATCAGCATTATCATTTACTGATGAATTTGATTTAGTTCTTTCCGTAGACAACATTGAACATATAGAAGACGACCACCAGGCATTGACATCCCTGGCCAAAGCTTTAAAATCTGGGGGGGAACTAGTACTACATGTTCCAGCTTATGAACGTCGCTGGTTTATCTTCACATTTCAGACAAACTTCGATGTACCTGGTCATTACCGCCCAGGTTATACACTGAATGATATTACCAGAAAAATATCAGAGGCCGGACTCGAAATCAAAGAAGCCTGCTACACCTACGGTTTTCTCGAGAACGTCAGCAATAACATTTCATATCTCATTACTAAAGCTGAGGCCAAAAACAAGCTCGTATATGCTATGATTTATCCTCTTCTCAATTTCATTTCTTGGATGGGAAGAAATAGCAGGCCTGAAAAAGGAGCCGGTATATTGATTATTGCATTTAAACCTGAGTAA
- the asnB gene encoding asparagine synthase (glutamine-hydrolyzing) codes for MCGLCGYFGNAAVDAPPDRLINSMLNMIAHRGPDGRDLKIFDGAGLGHVRLAIIDIDGGRQPMATTDERYWMSYNGELYNYREIRKTLQNRGVKFKTNSDTEVVLNAFALDGIQAVKVFRGMFSLAVWDNHDKEGFLIRDRYGIKPLYYGLQNNRFFFASEIKAIVGALNTTPDLDLKSLHMLMNFRYIPGEKTFFRDINHLPPGHFLHWTTVGFSIKKWAIEPPPTPKNIPADSCRELLETAVRRQLVCDVPLGSYLSAGIDSATILALSLKGAATPPIAFPTFTIRTGDSPLEGHQAATTARIFGVSNIQEEFDDDLEGNLHRMIWHLEVPKVNAYQSAMVARLASKNVKVALSGLGGDEIFLGYNIHKFLHNLTTLRQYLPDFLFKVAGKTIHKTFSHPGLRTEEFSRGGQVLESLPDFSRAYGILRNVWDSPTERTRIYGERMLSQDLPDMFDFLKSKWPEGDDQVKNCADFELEHKMVNDLLLQEDRLSMAFGLEVRVPFLDEDLAGALSALPSSTRIPGGKLKKLMKDTVSAWVPKTVLNRPKSGFQIPVHLLFESHLKPLAHKYLPRERLEKEGLFNPRFVNNIMRAKPSPRLRWHYFLLYLMIGTNIWIDVFQNNSQTPQWSKKN; via the coding sequence ATGTGTGGCCTTTGCGGATATTTCGGCAATGCCGCAGTTGATGCCCCTCCTGACAGGTTGATCAACAGCATGCTGAACATGATCGCCCATCGCGGCCCAGATGGACGTGACCTGAAAATCTTTGATGGTGCCGGTTTGGGTCATGTCCGCCTAGCAATAATAGATATCGACGGCGGCCGGCAACCCATGGCTACCACAGACGAGCGATATTGGATGTCATACAACGGAGAACTTTATAATTATCGGGAAATCAGGAAAACACTCCAGAATAGGGGGGTAAAATTCAAAACAAACTCCGACACCGAAGTCGTTTTGAATGCCTTTGCTCTGGACGGAATTCAAGCTGTAAAAGTTTTCCGGGGAATGTTCTCCCTGGCAGTCTGGGACAACCACGACAAAGAAGGTTTCTTGATCCGTGACCGGTATGGTATCAAACCGCTTTACTATGGATTACAAAACAACCGGTTTTTTTTCGCATCAGAAATCAAAGCTATTGTTGGAGCCTTGAATACTACCCCTGATCTTGATCTCAAATCTCTGCACATGCTAATGAATTTCCGCTATATTCCCGGGGAAAAGACATTTTTCAGAGACATAAACCATTTGCCTCCGGGACATTTTCTTCACTGGACAACCGTCGGCTTCTCCATAAAAAAATGGGCGATTGAACCTCCACCAACCCCAAAAAACATCCCGGCTGATTCGTGCCGCGAACTCCTTGAAACAGCTGTGCGGAGACAACTTGTCTGCGATGTTCCTCTTGGCAGCTACCTTTCTGCCGGAATAGATTCAGCCACCATACTGGCCTTGTCACTAAAAGGTGCCGCTACTCCCCCGATTGCATTCCCCACGTTCACTATCAGAACCGGCGACTCACCCCTTGAAGGTCATCAGGCTGCTACCACAGCCCGTATTTTTGGAGTTTCTAACATCCAGGAAGAATTTGACGACGACCTGGAGGGAAATCTCCACCGAATGATCTGGCATCTCGAAGTTCCAAAAGTCAATGCATATCAATCTGCAATGGTAGCCCGTCTGGCAAGCAAGAATGTTAAAGTTGCCCTATCTGGTCTTGGTGGCGATGAGATTTTCCTCGGCTATAACATTCATAAATTTTTACACAACCTCACCACGCTTCGCCAGTACCTGCCAGATTTCCTCTTCAAGGTTGCAGGAAAAACTATTCACAAAACTTTTTCTCACCCTGGGCTTCGCACTGAAGAGTTTTCCCGTGGCGGTCAAGTCCTGGAAAGCTTACCCGATTTTTCTCGTGCTTACGGAATTCTCAGAAATGTCTGGGATTCCCCAACCGAGAGGACAAGAATATATGGGGAGAGAATGCTCTCCCAAGATCTCCCTGACATGTTCGATTTTCTGAAGAGCAAGTGGCCCGAGGGCGATGACCAGGTAAAAAATTGTGCCGATTTTGAACTGGAGCATAAAATGGTCAACGACCTTCTTCTCCAGGAAGACCGGCTGAGCATGGCTTTCGGTCTTGAAGTGCGGGTGCCGTTCCTGGATGAAGATCTAGCAGGTGCACTGTCGGCATTACCTAGCTCTACCAGAATCCCAGGCGGAAAATTAAAAAAATTGATGAAAGACACAGTCTCAGCGTGGGTACCGAAAACTGTTCTTAATCGACCCAAAAGCGGTTTCCAGATTCCGGTCCACCTGTTGTTTGAAAGTCACCTTAAGCCTCTGGCCCACAAATATCTTCCCAGGGAAAGGCTTGAAAAAGAAGGGCTTTTCAACCCCCGATTTGTTAATAACATCATGCGGGCCAAACCAAGCCCCAGATTGCGATGGCACTATTTCCTATTGTACCTGATGATCGGAACCAATATCTGGATTGATGTGTTCCAAAACAATAGTCAAACTCCCCAATGGTCGAAAAAAAACTAA
- a CDS encoding DUF354 domain-containing protein, whose protein sequence is MTGQNNPQRPVRKILVDIGHPAHVHFFKNPIKIWGKHGCEIIVTSRRKEIATELLDSLGIPHKILTSLGGGVIGLGKELITRNLKLLKLISLDKPDIMVGIGGIFIAQTGFLRRIPSIVFYDTENANLSNLITYPFTSLVVTPRCYQAWLPPWHLKYPGYHELSYLHPNHFQPDLNIAITCGLDPARKNFLIRTVSWQASHDMVDKGWNMDLLMKTVRFLDDHGNVMISAEGQLPPEFRKFEYRGLPENIHHLMGHLTMFVGESATMASECAVLGVPALYAAFTGRGYTDEQEKKYRLVYNVRDLDWSVIKATITEILDTPEHTWNSRKDKLLADTIDVAEFVADLTLNYPDSIKQFQNTFSENRAS, encoded by the coding sequence ATGACCGGACAAAATAATCCTCAAAGACCTGTCAGGAAAATCCTGGTTGACATTGGTCATCCCGCCCACGTTCATTTCTTCAAAAATCCGATAAAAATCTGGGGTAAACACGGTTGTGAGATAATTGTTACTTCTCGCCGCAAAGAAATCGCCACCGAGCTTCTTGATTCCCTGGGAATTCCTCACAAGATTCTTACCTCGCTTGGTGGGGGGGTGATTGGTCTCGGCAAAGAACTCATAACCAGGAACCTGAAACTGCTTAAACTTATCAGTCTGGACAAACCGGACATCATGGTCGGTATCGGTGGAATTTTTATAGCTCAAACAGGTTTTCTTCGCCGTATCCCTTCTATCGTATTCTACGATACGGAAAATGCAAATCTTTCAAACCTGATCACATACCCCTTCACCTCCCTGGTCGTCACTCCAAGATGTTACCAGGCTTGGCTTCCCCCCTGGCATCTAAAATATCCAGGCTATCACGAATTAAGCTATCTTCACCCCAACCATTTTCAACCAGACCTTAATATCGCCATTACATGCGGGCTGGACCCTGCCAGAAAAAACTTCCTGATAAGAACTGTTTCCTGGCAGGCCAGTCACGATATGGTTGACAAAGGTTGGAATATGGACTTGTTAATGAAAACCGTGCGCTTCCTCGATGATCACGGCAATGTGATGATTTCCGCTGAAGGTCAGCTCCCCCCTGAATTTAGGAAATTCGAATACCGGGGTCTTCCTGAAAACATTCATCATTTAATGGGTCATTTAACCATGTTCGTAGGAGAAAGTGCGACTATGGCATCTGAATGTGCGGTACTGGGAGTTCCTGCTCTATATGCCGCATTTACCGGTCGTGGTTATACCGATGAGCAAGAAAAAAAGTACCGTTTGGTCTACAATGTTCGAGACTTGGACTGGTCGGTGATAAAAGCGACAATTACCGAAATTCTTGATACTCCTGAGCATACATGGAATTCCAGAAAAGACAAACTACTTGCTGATACAATTGATGTCGCAGAGTTTGTAGCTGACTTGACCCTGAACTACCCGGATTCAATCAAACAATTCCAGAATACCTTCTCCGAGAACAGAGCTTCATAA
- a CDS encoding glycosyltransferase family 2 protein yields the protein MNHEKTSCRVTIILPTYNEEGQIKETVTKIRKLYPDFEVLVIDDGSTDSTTSAAMNAGANVWPHPYNIGNGAAVKTGLRVATGEWIVMMDADGQHEPEDISKLLEHKDKYDMVVGARNMKGQASLHRGMANFIYNRLASYVSKFKIEDLTSGFRLVKKSSVASFIYLLPNTFSYPSTLTMAYLRSGLSIKYVPIQVKTRKGKSKIRLFQDGSRFLLIIIKIATLFSPLRIFLPVSTVLFVSGIAYYVYTFINAHRFSNMSALLLTTSIIIFMMGLISEQITQLKYDRTK from the coding sequence ATGAATCATGAAAAAACCTCTTGCAGGGTAACCATAATCCTTCCGACTTATAACGAGGAAGGACAAATCAAGGAAACTGTAACTAAAATCCGGAAATTATATCCGGATTTCGAAGTATTAGTTATCGACGATGGCTCCACTGACAGTACAACCAGCGCAGCTATGAATGCAGGGGCAAATGTCTGGCCGCATCCATATAATATTGGCAATGGAGCAGCCGTCAAAACCGGCCTGCGAGTCGCAACCGGCGAATGGATAGTCATGATGGATGCTGATGGGCAGCATGAACCAGAGGATATTTCAAAATTACTTGAGCATAAAGACAAATATGACATGGTGGTCGGGGCCAGAAATATGAAAGGCCAGGCATCATTGCACAGAGGAATGGCAAATTTTATCTACAACCGTCTTGCTTCATATGTGTCAAAATTTAAAATAGAAGACCTCACAAGCGGCTTCCGATTGGTCAAAAAATCTTCTGTGGCATCATTTATTTATCTTCTGCCCAACACTTTTTCGTATCCATCGACCCTGACCATGGCCTATCTGAGAAGCGGCCTTAGTATCAAATATGTACCGATTCAAGTCAAAACCAGAAAAGGCAAAAGTAAAATCAGGTTATTCCAAGACGGCAGCCGATTTCTCCTTATTATCATCAAAATCGCCACCCTTTTTTCCCCTTTACGAATCTTCCTGCCGGTCAGCACTGTTCTGTTTGTAAGCGGAATCGCTTATTACGTTTATACATTTATTAATGCACATCGGTTCTCAAATATGTCCGCTCTTCTACTGACTACTTCAATAATCATCTTCATGATGGGGTTGATTTCAGAACAGATTACCCAGCTGAAATATGACCGGACAAAATAA
- a CDS encoding tetratricopeptide repeat protein, which produces MDYHLTNICIHLFTFLIFWFFLQKLLYFYQRKNKNDILNPLPAPFFIAIAAGLWVLNPVQTNSVTYIVQRMTSLCALFYLATLAFYLSGRQESILYKKVLFFSLTVTCALCAFMSKETSITLPLAIIMLEYYFISQDFIIDFLKKIKPVYWVISFVLILLIIPLAEEPFRNLVLNGYRMRTFSIWERLLTESRVVVWYISLLFYPIPSRMNLDHDFTISSSLLDPISTLLAILIIGGTILFAFITTRRNPLLSFGILWFFLNLIIESTIIPLEIVFEHRLYLPSIGLFIAIAHIIAKTIETIQTKYHHIDIKGVAIVIIIMLLSFNSILTTIRNNDWYNIFTIYEDCYKKSPDKPRTIANLGLAYGQMGDQEKARRYFREAIDKGDTFNEEYISSVNNIITSYLNDNMTQEALSEGEKLFKNIPPNANMIGLPTMYYTLGIAYQKNQKPELALESFKEALKSRSNKHKEQYIYNALSLILSEIADSSTSEIFSPQHKNNTKRAYVMENMFHIAVDARDYFLAKSALDALKEIDENKFNSLGIFLNEEKTRNTEAKFDSDINNHSLFQSDVSYRVLISTVNFINRHYSPLKFMARNILEILKKKYPDDRFVWELSLGMNFQGHISDTNKIETINKIVEKYNDFPPILSLSAKLYMVVGENNKALESINRLLEIYPDHPHWLYWEQARTKLRMKMKK; this is translated from the coding sequence ATGGATTATCACCTTACAAACATATGCATCCATTTATTCACCTTCCTGATTTTCTGGTTTTTCTTGCAGAAATTACTGTATTTTTATCAACGCAAGAACAAAAATGATATTCTGAACCCTCTACCGGCACCGTTCTTCATAGCAATAGCAGCGGGACTCTGGGTACTTAATCCTGTACAAACCAACTCGGTTACTTACATAGTCCAGCGAATGACATCCTTGTGCGCATTATTTTATCTCGCGACACTTGCTTTCTATCTTTCTGGCAGACAAGAGAGCATTCTTTATAAAAAGGTTCTGTTCTTTTCACTGACCGTGACTTGTGCTCTCTGTGCGTTTATGTCGAAAGAAACCAGCATCACCTTACCGTTGGCAATTATTATGCTGGAATATTATTTCATATCTCAAGACTTCATCATTGATTTTCTAAAGAAAATAAAACCCGTTTACTGGGTGATATCTTTTGTTCTAATTCTGCTAATAATTCCACTCGCCGAAGAACCGTTTCGCAACCTGGTCCTTAACGGATACAGAATGCGGACATTCAGCATATGGGAAAGGCTTTTAACTGAATCACGAGTTGTGGTCTGGTATATCAGCCTGTTGTTTTATCCTATTCCCTCAAGAATGAATCTGGATCACGATTTTACAATTTCATCATCTTTACTTGATCCTATTTCTACTCTTCTGGCCATCCTGATCATTGGTGGCACTATCCTTTTCGCCTTTATAACCACAAGGCGTAATCCTTTACTTAGCTTCGGGATATTATGGTTTTTTCTTAATCTGATCATCGAATCAACAATTATTCCCCTTGAAATTGTTTTCGAGCACCGCCTTTATTTACCATCAATAGGCTTATTTATAGCGATAGCTCATATTATTGCAAAAACAATTGAAACCATTCAAACAAAATATCATCATATTGATATAAAAGGCGTTGCTATCGTTATAATCATAATGCTTCTTTCTTTTAATTCTATCTTAACGACTATCCGAAACAATGACTGGTATAACATCTTCACAATCTATGAAGACTGTTACAAAAAATCACCAGACAAACCTCGCACAATTGCAAATCTTGGGTTGGCATACGGACAGATGGGTGACCAGGAAAAAGCCAGAAGATATTTTCGTGAAGCAATTGATAAAGGTGACACTTTCAATGAAGAGTATATTTCTTCAGTGAATAACATCATCACTTCATATCTTAACGATAACATGACTCAGGAAGCTTTAAGCGAGGGAGAGAAATTATTTAAAAACATTCCTCCTAACGCAAACATGATTGGTTTGCCGACTATGTATTATACTCTTGGAATAGCATATCAAAAAAACCAAAAACCGGAACTTGCTTTAGAATCATTTAAAGAGGCACTAAAATCAAGATCCAACAAACACAAGGAACAATATATTTATAATGCCCTTTCATTGATTTTATCTGAAATTGCTGATTCCTCTACGAGTGAAATATTTAGTCCCCAGCATAAAAACAATACCAAAAGGGCATATGTGATGGAGAACATGTTTCATATTGCCGTCGATGCCAGAGATTATTTTCTGGCAAAATCAGCATTGGACGCTCTCAAAGAAATTGATGAGAACAAATTCAACAGTCTGGGTATTTTTCTCAACGAAGAAAAAACCCGTAACACTGAAGCTAAATTTGATTCCGACATTAACAATCACTCTTTGTTTCAAAGCGATGTAAGTTATCGTGTATTGATAAGCACTGTAAATTTCATCAACAGACATTATTCACCCCTCAAATTCATGGCCCGAAACATTCTTGAAATACTGAAGAAAAAATATCCCGACGACCGATTTGTCTGGGAATTATCCCTTGGCATGAACTTCCAAGGACACATATCGGATACTAACAAGATCGAAACAATCAATAAAATTGTTGAAAAATATAACGATTTCCCCCCCATTCTCTCACTTTCTGCTAAACTGTATATGGTTGTTGGTGAGAACAACAAAGCACTTGAGAGCATCAACAGACTCCTGGAAATTTACCCTGATCATCCTCATTGGTTGTATTGGGAACAAGCCAGAACAAAACTACGTATGAAAATGAAAAAATGA
- the amrB gene encoding AmmeMemoRadiSam system protein B, with protein sequence MLRLPAVAGQFYPADADALSEMLSELIPSVSPTDKTDAIAAVSPHAGYIYSGGVAGETFAGINIPEDVIILGPNHHGIGPPLALMDKGEWETPLGRVPVNSDLAALLIKHSDVIEADESAHESEHSIEVQVPFLQKLQPSLRITPIVVSRIPVETCLQIGKEIASAIKEYGKSVLILASTDMTHYESRSSATRKDKYALDRILSLDPEGLYDSVMRMKISMCGIIPTTIALSAALDLGATNAELVRYTDSGETSGNENRVVGYAGFIIS encoded by the coding sequence ATGTTGAGACTTCCGGCAGTTGCAGGCCAATTCTATCCGGCAGATGCAGATGCTCTTTCTGAAATGTTGTCAGAGCTCATTCCATCGGTATCACCGACAGACAAAACAGACGCCATCGCAGCAGTTTCTCCCCACGCAGGTTACATCTACTCCGGTGGTGTGGCCGGTGAAACATTTGCCGGAATCAACATCCCGGAAGACGTGATCATCCTCGGTCCCAACCATCACGGCATCGGCCCCCCCCTTGCCTTGATGGACAAAGGAGAATGGGAAACGCCACTGGGCAGAGTACCTGTCAACTCAGACCTTGCCGCACTCCTCATAAAACACTCGGATGTCATTGAGGCCGACGAATCCGCCCATGAATCCGAACACTCCATTGAAGTTCAGGTGCCGTTCCTGCAAAAACTCCAACCGTCACTCAGAATTACGCCGATCGTTGTCTCCCGGATCCCCGTCGAAACCTGTCTGCAAATAGGCAAAGAGATTGCATCTGCGATCAAGGAATACGGCAAGTCCGTCCTCATACTCGCAAGTACCGACATGACCCACTATGAATCAAGATCCTCTGCCACCAGAAAAGACAAGTACGCCCTGGACAGGATCCTGTCCCTTGATCCAGAGGGACTGTATGACAGTGTCATGAGAATGAAGATCAGTATGTGCGGGATTATCCCGACAACCATCGCCCTCAGCGCAGCCCTTGATCTTGGCGCAACCAATGCCGAACTCGTCCGTTATACGGATTCGGGAGAAACCAGTGGCAATGAAAACCGGGTTGTCGGTTATGCAGGGTTCATCATTTCCTAG
- the cysS gene encoding cysteine--tRNA ligase, whose protein sequence is MALQLYNTLTGTKTPFEPITPGQVRLYVCGITAYDYCHIGHARSALVFDMIVKYLRYRGYTVDFVRNFTDIDDKIIKRAAEQNTTCEELSERFIQKFREDMAALKIEDPDQEPKATEHLPEIIGMINELIEKGLAYQSGNDVYYRVEQFNGYGKLSGRKLEEMQAGARISVNENKEHPMDFALWKGSKPGEPTWKSPWGPGRPGWHIECSAMSRKFLGDTFDIHGGGKDLIFPHHENEIAQSEGCTGHPFARNWIHHGFVTIKDEKMSKSLNNFLTIREVLEDHHPEVLRFFVFSTQYRTPLDYSESALKHAAAGLERLYNCVADIENLPDNPSGERSIITDLEKDKITSLANRFQDAMDNDFNTAQGLGAIFETVKDLNRIRQSMPDTPSPEDITFLKESSRAMITIANILGLLTEPAEKFLNDKRNAEATELDITPEEIDSLIEQRKNARTEKNWQRADEIRDMLLAKGIELMDGAEGTTWQVNKS, encoded by the coding sequence ATGGCACTTCAATTATATAACACTTTGACTGGCACCAAGACCCCCTTTGAACCGATTACCCCCGGACAGGTGCGGCTTTATGTTTGCGGGATCACTGCCTACGATTACTGTCACATTGGTCATGCCCGTTCCGCCCTCGTTTTCGACATGATTGTCAAATACCTCAGATATCGTGGCTACACGGTCGATTTCGTCCGAAATTTCACGGATATCGACGACAAAATCATCAAGAGAGCCGCCGAACAGAATACAACCTGTGAAGAACTTTCCGAAAGATTCATTCAGAAATTTCGCGAAGACATGGCCGCTCTCAAGATTGAGGACCCCGATCAGGAACCGAAAGCCACCGAACATCTCCCTGAAATCATCGGGATGATTAATGAACTGATTGAAAAAGGATTGGCCTATCAGTCCGGCAATGATGTGTATTACCGGGTTGAACAGTTCAATGGCTACGGAAAGCTTTCAGGGCGCAAACTTGAAGAGATGCAGGCCGGGGCCAGAATATCGGTCAACGAGAACAAGGAACACCCCATGGATTTTGCCTTATGGAAAGGGAGCAAGCCAGGCGAGCCGACCTGGAAAAGCCCCTGGGGGCCAGGCCGACCAGGATGGCATATAGAATGCTCTGCCATGAGTCGGAAGTTTCTGGGAGACACATTTGATATCCATGGCGGAGGCAAGGACCTGATTTTCCCTCATCACGAAAACGAAATCGCCCAGAGTGAAGGATGCACCGGTCACCCCTTTGCCAGGAACTGGATCCACCATGGTTTTGTGACCATTAAAGATGAAAAAATGTCCAAGTCACTCAACAACTTCCTCACCATCCGTGAAGTTCTTGAGGATCATCATCCGGAAGTCCTGAGATTTTTTGTCTTCTCGACCCAGTACCGGACCCCTCTCGATTACTCCGAAAGCGCCTTGAAACATGCCGCAGCCGGACTTGAACGCCTCTATAACTGTGTTGCAGATATCGAGAACCTGCCTGATAACCCGAGCGGCGAAAGATCGATCATCACCGACCTTGAAAAAGATAAAATCACCAGTCTTGCAAACCGCTTTCAGGATGCAATGGACAATGATTTCAACACCGCTCAGGGGCTGGGTGCAATCTTTGAGACGGTAAAAGACCTGAACCGGATCCGCCAGTCGATGCCGGACACCCCATCTCCCGAAGATATCACTTTTCTTAAAGAGAGTTCTCGTGCTATGATCACAATAGCCAATATTTTGGGACTACTCACTGAGCCTGCAGAAAAATTTCTGAATGACAAAAGAAATGCTGAAGCAACAGAACTCGATATTACTCCCGAAGAGATTGACTCCCTCATTGAGCAACGAAAAAATGCTCGCACGGAAAAGAACTGGCAGAGAGCCGATGAAATAAGAGACATGCTCCTCGCCAAGGGCATTGAACTCATGGATGGCGCCGAAGGAACGACCTGGCAGGTAAATAAATCATGA